In Candidatus Defluviibacterium haderslevense, the following are encoded in one genomic region:
- a CDS encoding rRNA pseudouridine synthase, which translates to MKKTPSHSKKPLTRTSIGPMRLNKYVAHCGICSRRQAADLVKSGKIKVNDQVELNPSYEVKPKDKIAYLDKNIKPEENKVYILINKPKDTITTLKDERDRNTVAQILEGKIEERVYPVGRLDRNTTGLLVMTNDGDLSQKLAHPSHKVKKIYHASLDKNLTAADFQKIQKGVLLDDGVATVDSIDFVDGKKDEVGIEIHIGKNRIVRRIFEHLGYEVQKLDRVYYAGLTKKNLPRGKFRHLTTQEVIMLKHFI; encoded by the coding sequence ATGAAGAAGACACCATCCCATTCTAAAAAACCCTTGACCAGAACTTCAATAGGACCCATGCGATTAAACAAGTATGTGGCACATTGTGGTATATGTTCAAGACGTCAAGCGGCAGATTTAGTCAAATCCGGCAAGATCAAAGTTAATGATCAAGTTGAATTGAATCCATCCTATGAAGTAAAACCAAAAGACAAAATTGCTTATTTAGACAAAAATATCAAGCCGGAAGAAAATAAAGTTTACATCCTGATTAACAAACCGAAAGATACAATAACCACACTCAAGGATGAACGCGACAGGAATACCGTAGCCCAAATTCTGGAAGGTAAAATAGAAGAAAGGGTATATCCAGTGGGACGTTTAGATCGAAATACTACAGGATTATTGGTTATGACAAATGATGGAGATCTATCTCAAAAATTAGCACATCCTTCTCATAAAGTCAAGAAAATTTATCATGCTAGCCTAGATAAGAATTTAACTGCTGCAGATTTTCAAAAAATTCAAAAAGGCGTGTTACTTGATGATGGTGTTGCAACAGTAGATAGCATAGATTTTGTGGATGGTAAAAAAGATGAAGTAGGTATAGAAATTCATATTGGTAAAAATAGAATTGTTAGACGTATTTTTGAACATTTAGGCTATGAAGTTCAGAAATTGGATCGTGTCTATTACGCCGGGTTGACTAAGAAAAATCTTCCACGAGGAAAATTTAGACATCTTACAACTCAAGAAGTCATTATGTTGAAACATTTTATATAG